The genome window taACTCACTATAcgagtttaatttcttttctttttttgatgaaaatacgAGTTTAATTTCTATAAAATTAgaatcaaactcatcattttttCGACCttatataaaaaaacataaattctcaaaaataaataaaaataagaaaatgtcCAACCCACAAATAGTGGAGAGTGAAGAGTAACAAGGAAACGCGGATCTAGCGAGTCGAGCCGAGTCGAGTCGTGTCGAGTTCAGGTTCAATTCAACGCAACGCTGAGTCGTTTATTCCCATTCGAACCGCTCTCTCACCCGTCGCACTTTCATATCACTTTCCttttaaaacacaaacacatttCGAAATTTCAAagctaactctctctctctctctcctcgccCGTCATCATCGTCACCACCGCAGATCTAGGTCTTTGAACGTCAAAGTTTCGAGCTCGCCTCAGATCCAGGCGATCTGATTCTGACGCCGTAGTCGTCGCCGCTGCCACCAACTTCCGAAGCCAAGAATGGAGAACCTGATCTCGTTGGTGAACAAAATCCAGAGAGCTTGTACTGCTCTAGGTGACTATGGCGAAGGTAGCGCATTACCGACTCTTTGGGACTCTCTTCCCGCCATCGCCGTCGTCGGTGGCCAGGTCAGCTCCCGATCCCTCACCTTCAATCTTACCTCTACGATTGATTCATGCATATGAATTCTGGTTGTGTGTTCAATCGCTCTGTAGCTTAGATCTTAATTGTGTATTTAGCAGTGCTGATTATGGCGGTTTGGTTTAATTGCTTGAACACTGTTGCACAAATTGGTGCGGAGTTGTAAATTAGTTTGATTTTTCACAGATCTACAAAAATTTGGATCCAAAgtttgaaacttgaaactagCTTAATTTGGAGCAAAAATGAAAATGAGATAAGGCATGTCGAATACAATAGCAAATTGTAGAAGAAAAAGTAGAGGGAATGGATTTATTTTCGTATATATAATGTGTCCTTATGATTTTGTTCTGTTCTGCAGAGTTCCGGGAAGTCTTCTGTCTTGGAGAGCATTGTTGGGAAGGATTTCTTACCGCGTGGTTCTGGTAAGTTTATCAAATCCCAAGCAATCTTAGTTTTGTGTGGTTTGGTTGTCTGTTGGTTGGTGATATTTGTTTAGTCGTTCAGTATGTTGACTTCAGTTTCTTAGATGTTCTTGTGGTGTTAGTTCTCGTGTATGTACTTTTTAACATGGACTATTGTTCTTGGATATTTTTGAATGGGAAATAATTGCAGGAATTGTTACTCGGCGTCCACTTGTCTTGCAACTTCATAAGATTGACGAAGGAAGCAGAGAATATGCGGAGTTTCTCCATCTTCCAAGGAAGAGGTTCACCGATTTTGGTAAGTTTCTTTCTCTTCGTTCTAATTTGCCTGTTTGCATTTTTGTCGCAATGTGACAAATGCCACTAATTTTCTTGGTATCCAGATTTTGCTGTAAAGATTTTGCATCTTAGATGATTTTCCCCATATGAAAATTTCAAAGTTATATCACAAAGAAGAagacttatattttatttatgttattGTGTAAATTTACACACAGAGCTATCTGcatatttatttcattttaaataattaacatCTGTGCAGCTGCTGTGAGAAAGGAGATTTCAGACGAGACAGATCGAGAAACCGGCCGCAGTAAACAAATCTCTAGCGTTCCAATTCATCTTAGCATATATTCTCCTAATGGTAAGATAAGCGATTGTTGACTTGTttacttctttttattttaattggtGGCTTATAGTTACCTAAAACTTGGAGCATCATGGTTTAGGGAATGGGAATGAGAATGTGGTACTGCCATGTATCTTGGAACAAGGAACAATTGGGGTAGAGTTGGTAGACTCAAATTAAATATCATAGATTGTTTGATTAATAGTTTGAATGTGATAAGACAATCCTGGGTCAAATGTCTTTTTATAATACCGGCCTTTCTCCCCACTAAATATATCAGTTTGCTGAAGTCCTGTACGTATTAGTTTCgcatttattttcaaaacaatAGACAACAGATAAATTCGAATGATGTTTCTACTTGGTccacttaaaaaaatattaaggcCTTGGGCCTCGGCTAATGAAATATGAATATCAGGGAATGAGGTCCAGCATTTCCTTTCTTTAATACGTCCGCAGTATAACATTTTCATGTAATGTTGTTTTATGTATGCATATTTTGATGATCTCTTTTACTGATGTATCAAATTTATATTGATTCTTGGCAGTTGTCAACTTGACACTTATTGACCTTCCCGGGCTTACAAAAGTCGCTGTTGGTAAGTATCTTGGATCTCATAGATTTGGCAATTATTATGTAGGCACTTTATAAAAGATTTTCTAACAACCTTTCGTGGGAATGTAGAGGGTCAATCGGAAAATATTGTACAAGATATTGAAAACATGGTTCGCTCCTACATTGAGAAGGTAATATCCATTGgaatgttttctttttcaaatttttactaTCCTGAACCATATTGTCTGATAAACATTTTATGCAGCCCAACTGTATAATTCTAGCTATTTCACCTGCCAATCAAGATCTTGCTACATCTGATGCAATTAGGATCTCTCGCGAAGTGGATCCAACAGGTAACCCTAATACTATTTTCTAAATATTGTAAATATTCTCTTGCTATATTCATATTCTTGTGCATCATGCTTTCTAAGAAAAGGTTCAGCTAATCAAGGAATCATTATATCAATATACTGAAATGTGATATCTTGTAGTCGTGGCCACAATTGACTACCATGTCTTGCAAAAGTATGTAGGAAACTATAGATGTGGAAGGATTGAGTATATTCCCTTTCTTTTTGCAGGGGAGAGGACACTTGGAGTCTTGACAAAGATTGATCTTATGGACAAGGGTACTGATGCAGTTGAAGTAAGTTGGCCTAGTATCTTGTTTTAAATGTTTGAGACTGGATAATTTGGTAAACAACCATTAACAAGTATAAAGTATTAAAGAATTCTTGGTTTATTGCTCAAAATATCTTTCTTTGACTTTTTTATAGTCCAGAAAAGTTTTATTTATAGCTACATATTTCAAGAATCGTTTAGGATAAAGAGGTATCTTGGCTGATTCATATCAATCCATATGAAAAGTTTTATTTAGTCATACATTTTCTTGGTTTTGTTATGAGAGTTCAAATATATCACAAGTCCATAAAGTCTATATCTTCAACAAGTTCCTCCCGTTTTGagattttctttattatttttttatggagTGCTAGACTCAATTATGACATACATATAACAGTGTCCACTCCAGATCAAGCCtgcatataaacatacatattTAGTCTCTTTTTGAGTCACAATGAGTAGCAAATCTCAAATTTTAGTGGTCACTTGGCAATACATACATTTTGGATAACCTTATTTAATAGATGGAAGCTGCATAATTTTGCATTTTTATATCCTGACTCCTGATTTTCTGTTCCTTTTTGGGTTTCTTAGATATTGGAAGGAAAGTCATATCGGCTAAAGTTTCCTTGGGTTGGGGTTGTGAATCGCTCACAAGCAGATATTAACAAGAATGTTGACATGATTGCTGCCAGGCGTAGAGAACGTGAGTATTTTTCTACCACCCCAGAATACAAGCACCTTGCTCACAGAATGGGTTCTGAGCATCTAGCAAAAATGCTTTCTAAGGTATGAAACTGATACCCTACTTCAATCTGATTTTGGTATACTATAACAAGAAATCAAGTTAGTAGCTCTTTTATATTTACCTTGGGTTAATCGTGGTTGCCTTCACTAAATTCTTGTGATGGTTACTGTCTCAGCATTTGGAAACTGTAATTAAGTCAAAAATTCCGGGCATCCAGTCCCTTATTAGCAAGACTGTTGCTGAACTTGAAACTGAACTGAGTCGTCTTGGAAAGCCCATTTCTGCTGACGCTGGAGTAAGtttgctttgtttttcattgtattCTTTTGAAATGTCTTGCTTTTAAAGTCAAGTGATTATGAAGATTGACCTCTATTTTTAACTTTTACAAGAGTTGCTACTGATTGATTGCTTTGGCCTTGCAGGGTAAACTGTATACCATCATGGAGATTTGTCGCTTTTTTGATGGGATATATAAAGAACATCTTGATGGCGTGTATGTATCTACCACACTAATCTTTTACAATACTGGTGCTTGGCTCAATATTTATTGTCTGTTATGATTTTATAGTCTTATACTAATATGTTCTTCTTATCCACAGGCGTCCAGGTGGTGATAAGATTTACAATGTTTTTGATAATCAGCTTCCTGCTGCTCTGAAAAGATTGCAATTTGACAAGCAGCTTTCAATGGAAAATATACGAAAGCTCATTACTGAAGCTGATGGATATCAACCTCATCTTATAGCTCCTGAACAAGGTTATCGTCGTCTCATTGAATCCTCTGTAGTTAGCATAAGAGGTCCTGCTGAGGCAGCTGTTGATGCGGTATGATTATAGGTTTCCTTTCCTTCTGTGCAAAATGTTGGTAATTACTTTATCACGCTGCTTGTGCTAAGATGAGttattttgaactttttgtTATACCAGGTTCACATCATTTTGAAGGATCTGGTTCACAAGGCTATCAGTGAGACTCCAGTATGTTCACAACCATGTTCAATTAGTTCTTCCATTGATTTTTCTGTCCTTTTGTTATCTTTTGGTGTTAGTCTCGTTTTACTGTCCATTTCctcgtttttgttttttgttttcatcttGTATTAACGCTGCCCTCATTGTCTTACAGGAGTTAAAGCAGTATCCTGCTCTCAGAGTAGAGGTTACAAATGCAGCTACTGAGTCGCTCGAGAGAATGAGAGAACAAAGCAAGAAGGCAACACTACAGCTAGTTGATATGGAATGCAGTTACCTGACGGTTGATTTCTTCCGTAAACTTCCCCAAGACATTGACAAGGGCGGAAACCCATCGCATTCACTTTTTGATAGATACAATGATTCATA of Malus sylvestris chromosome 6, drMalSylv7.2, whole genome shotgun sequence contains these proteins:
- the LOC126626731 gene encoding dynamin-related protein 5A; this translates as MENLISLVNKIQRACTALGDYGEGSALPTLWDSLPAIAVVGGQSSGKSSVLESIVGKDFLPRGSGIVTRRPLVLQLHKIDEGSREYAEFLHLPRKRFTDFAAVRKEISDETDRETGRSKQISSVPIHLSIYSPNVVNLTLIDLPGLTKVAVEGQSENIVQDIENMVRSYIEKPNCIILAISPANQDLATSDAIRISREVDPTGERTLGVLTKIDLMDKGTDAVEILEGKSYRLKFPWVGVVNRSQADINKNVDMIAARRREREYFSTTPEYKHLAHRMGSEHLAKMLSKHLETVIKSKIPGIQSLISKTVAELETELSRLGKPISADAGGKLYTIMEICRFFDGIYKEHLDGVRPGGDKIYNVFDNQLPAALKRLQFDKQLSMENIRKLITEADGYQPHLIAPEQGYRRLIESSVVSIRGPAEAAVDAVHIILKDLVHKAISETPELKQYPALRVEVTNAATESLERMREQSKKATLQLVDMECSYLTVDFFRKLPQDIDKGGNPSHSLFDRYNDSYLRRIGSNVLAYVNMVCASLRNSIPKSVVYCQVREAKRSLLDHFFTDLGKLETKRLSSLLNEDPAVMERRTSLAKRLELYRSAQAEMDSVAWAK